The Gemmatimonas aurantiaca T-27 DNA segment ACAGCAAAGGCCACGACATTCGTCGTGGCCTTTGTTCTTCCGTCGATGCGTCGTTGGATCAACCGACGCCTGATCGCTTCTTTCGCTCGAGCGGCGTCACATCGCGTCGAGCCGCAGGGGTAATGCCCACCTCGCGCGCCTTCTGCCGAAACTCCGCGCCGTGATCCACCGCGCGTCCGGTTTCATGTTGCCACTGATGTACCATTTCGTGCAGCAGCGTGTGCATCGCTTCGCGCCAGCCATGGCGGGTGATGTGGGTGCGTGACAGCACGATTTCCGGCGGCGTGTGCTTGGAACCGGGATCAAAGTGTCCGAGCCGCGTGGCCATGCGACCGGACAACCGCACCGGGATGCCATTCAGCGCGCCGGCGAACCACTGCGCATTCAATTGTCGATGCGCTTCAGCCAGTTGCGCGAGCATCGGCAAGTCGCCGGGGCGTGCGGTTTCACGCCGCCGAGGAACCGGCGCACGTTCGACGTCATGCGCCAGAATGACATCACGCGCCGCCTGACGTTCCGTCTTGGTGCGTGCAATGGCAAAAGCCACGACCGCGCGCAAAACACGCTCCGGTGCGTCAGCGTAGCCCTCGTGTACCCGCAGTGTGCGACCAATGAGCGACACCATCACCGTGCGTGTGCGCATCAGCACCAGGGCGTCCACACCACGCAAACCGAGATCCTGCAACCGCGAGAACAGCACGGCCGTCCGCGCCCGCAACGCCGACCGGCCACGCGCAGGGCGCGGCTCCACCACCGGCGTCACATCGACCATCATGGCCCGCGGAGTGGCCTCCATGCCCAGCAACGATGGCTCCGGCAGCGCCTGGCTTCGTGGCATCGGCGTCACCGGCATCGGCGCCACCGGTAGGGGCACCACGGCAGGCACGATCGAGACCGCTGGCAACGTCACCGGCGCCAGCAGCACCATGGGCGACACCACATGCAAAGGTGTCACCTCAGGTGCGGCTACCGGCGCGGAGAAGAAGTCGAAGCCAAGCTGCGACGTACGGTCGTGGGGCATCACCTTGAAGATGATACCCCACCGCTCACGCGGGAAGCTCCGCGCGCACGGTCTCGACCAGTGTTCGCAGCGCTTCGATCTGATCACCGACGATATCGTGGCCCACCCCCGGATAGATGCGCAGATCCGTCTGTGCCCCCAACGCGGCGAAATACTCGGCAGAACGGCGCACCAGTGCTTCGGGGATATGCGGATCGGCGTCGCCACAGGCCAGGATCACCCGCGCGTCGGCAAGTACGTTGGCCGATGCGGGATCGGCCACACGATCCAGCGCTGGATCACCAATCAGTGCACCTGCCAATGCCACCACACCCGCCACCGGTACGCGACCCTGTTGTGCGGCGTGCGCCGCGTATTCGAGGCTCAGACAGGCGCCCTGGGAAAACCCCACAAGAATGGTGCGAGTGGCAGGAATACCTGCGGCAGCAGCCATCAACACGGCGTGTTCCACCGATGCCAACGCACTGTCCAGCCACGGCTGGTTCTCTTCCTGAGGCGCGAGAAACCGATACGGATACCAACTGTTGTCCTTCGCGCGAGGTGCGATGAGCGCCGCATCGGTGGCACGCGCCGCGCGCGCCACCGGTACCATGCCCTCTGCCGTACCCCCACGCCCATGCACCAGAATCAGCGCCATGCGTGCATCGGCCAGCGGCACACCGTCCAGGACAGGCGCCATACCCGCATGCGGTCCTGTGACCGTGATCGATGTCATCACGCCCCCCCGGTGTCGCCTGGAACCGGGAGACGTCCGGGGTAACCGGTCATCCCCTGCCCTGCATCATGCCCATCGTGCGGCCACGGTTCGCGATCGAGCGGTGTGAGCGCCGGAGCAATACGGTCCCGCTGTTCTTCGAGCCACGGCGGCAACCGCAGTGTCGAACCCGTGCTCGCCACCGGCTCGTCGACAAGAAACCCAGGCCCCATGGTTGCGAGTTCGACGATGTGGCCATCGGGA contains these protein-coding regions:
- a CDS encoding SprT-like domain-containing protein; protein product: MPHDRTSQLGFDFFSAPVAAPEVTPLHVVSPMVLLAPVTLPAVSIVPAVVPLPVAPMPVTPMPRSQALPEPSLLGMEATPRAMMVDVTPVVEPRPARGRSALRARTAVLFSRLQDLGLRGVDALVLMRTRTVMVSLIGRTLRVHEGYADAPERVLRAVVAFAIARTKTERQAARDVILAHDVERAPVPRRRETARPGDLPMLAQLAEAHRQLNAQWFAGALNGIPVRLSGRMATRLGHFDPGSKHTPPEIVLSRTHITRHGWREAMHTLLHEMVHQWQHETGRAVDHGAEFRQKAREVGITPAARRDVTPLERKKRSGVG
- a CDS encoding alpha/beta hydrolase, giving the protein MAPVLDGVPLADARMALILVHGRGGTAEGMVPVARAARATDAALIAPRAKDNSWYPYRFLAPQEENQPWLDSALASVEHAVLMAAAAGIPATRTILVGFSQGACLSLEYAAHAAQQGRVPVAGVVALAGALIGDPALDRVADPASANVLADARVILACGDADPHIPEALVRRSAEYFAALGAQTDLRIYPGVGHDIVGDQIEALRTLVETVRAELPA